Proteins co-encoded in one Arachis hypogaea cultivar Tifrunner chromosome 11, arahy.Tifrunner.gnm2.J5K5, whole genome shotgun sequence genomic window:
- the LOC112723565 gene encoding VIN3-like protein 2, translated as MAADSSIEGLVLDPSKCSKLTMEEKRELVYELSKWSHGASEMLQSWSRQEILQILCAEMGKERKYTGLTKLKIIENLLKIVSEKKSAGHETATDSEPQQSSPANGQKPAKRQRKTENPSRLLVPASNVPVNNGGDVGSVTCCKNSACKAALNLADKFCKRCSCCICHQYDDNKDPSLWLICSSESPFPAVSCGLSCHLECALKHVASGIGKDSERPKLDGSFYCVSCGKINDLLGCMRKQLTVAKDTRRVDILCYRVSLCQRLLQGTEMYQKIYEIVDEAVKKLEPDVGPLTSSPAKIGRGIVNRLSSGPGVQKLCGSALESLDSLLSKRISPISPNLTNQVDQSTPIDAKMLAPSMVRFEDITATSLAIILGYENHGENISGFTLWHRKADDEDYAVDPTCTLLLPNRRFSVRDLIPATEYTFKVVSNDSRESGMCEVHISTEHGDDEAPNCSATERSQSPVTNCSSLSNPSSVEDETNNSNPYSDQTDNRSENYHNYCKDSDQVATGNLSNGTIICSNIGGAGLPTDADSLLDKQHSAGMAGPIPGSDVLKLENNHSPEEQVTEDMSVDDGLNSPVLTGRECVPLVASSEGGLPNTPCKLEILKDGPGRNGRSKSGGKDQENGSGKREGARDGSTSKKRSGERPDEGCTANGFSDHNFEYYVKVIRWLECEGHIEKNFRQKFLTWYSLRASPQEMRIVKIYIDTFLEDPASLAEQLVDTFTECISSKRTSVVPAGFCMKLWH; from the exons ATGGCTGCTGATTCGTCTATTGAGG GCCTGGTGCTTGATCCTTCTAAATGCAGTAAGTTGACAATGGAGGAAAAAAGAGAACTTGTATATGAATTGTCCAAGTGGTCTCATGGTGCATCTGAGATGCTACAGTCATGGAGCCGTCAAGAAATTTTGCAAATCTTGTGTGCGGAGATGGGGAAAGAAAGGAAGTATACTGGGTTGACAAAGTTGAAAATTATAGAGAACCTTCTAAAAATTGTTTCTGAAAAGAAATCTGCGGGGCATGAAACTGCCACAGACTCTGAACCACAGCAATCTTCTCCTGCAAATGGTCAGAAACCTGCCAAAAGGCAGAGAAAAACTGAGAATCCATCTCGATTGCTGGTGCCTGCAAGCAATGTTCCAGTTAATAATGGTGGTGATGTGGGTAGTGTCACATGCTGCAAAAACTCAGCTTGCAAAGCTGCGCTGAATCTAGCAGATAAATTTTGCAAACGGTGTTCGTGCTGCATTTGTCATCAATATGATGACAACAAGGATCCTAGCCTATGGTTAATATGCAGCTCTGAATCACCTTTTCCTGCCGTTTCTTGTGGCTTGTCATGCCACCTTGAGTGTGCTTTAAAGCACGTTGCTTCTGGAATTGGAAAAGATAGTGAACGTCCCAAGCTTGATGGAAGCTTCTATTGTGTCTCGTGTGGGAAAATAAATGATTTACTCGG GTGCATGAGAAAACAACTGACAGTGGCAAAGGATACCAGACGTGTGGACATACTTTGTTACCGTGTCTCCTTATGCCAAAGACTTCTTCAAGGGACTGAAATGTATCAAAAGATTTATGAAATTGTTGATGAAGCAGTGAAGAAACTTGAACCTGACGTGGGTCCATTGACCAGCTCACCAGCAAAGATTGGTAGGGGGATTGTGAATAGGCTTTCATCTGGACCAGGGGTTCAGAAACTCTGTGGATCTGCTCTGGAATCTCTTGATTCACTGCTTTCAAAAAGGATCTCGCCTATATCACCTAATCTAACTAATCAAGTTGATCAATCAACACCTATCG ATGCAAAAATGCTTGCTCCAAGCATGGTGAGGTTTGAAGACATCACTGCAACATCCCTTGCTATTATTTTGGGATATGAAAATCATGGAGAAAATATTTCTGGTTTCACCTTGTGGCATCGCAAAGCTGATGATGAGGACTACGCAGTGGACCCTACTTGCACTTTGCTTCTTCCAAATAGAAGGTTCAGTGTCAGAGATCTTATTCCTGCTACAGAATACACTTTCAAAGTTGTTTCTAATGACTCGAGGGAGTCGGGCATGTGTGAAGTTCATATCTCAACAGAGCACGGTGATGATGAAGCCCCTAATTGCTCGGCAACGGAAAGAAGCCAGAGCCCAGTAACCAACTGCAGCAGCCTTTCCAATCCATCTTCAGTGGAAGATGAAACTAATAACAGCAATCCATATAGTGACCAGACTGATAATCGGTCAGAAAATTATCATAATTATTGCAAGGATTCTGATCAAGTTGCTACTGGAAATTTATCAAATGGTACTATTATCTGTTCCAATATAGGTGGAGCAGGACTTCCCACAGATGCAGATTCCTTGTTGGACAAGCAGCATTCTGCAGGAATGGCTGGCCCCATTCCAGGTTCTGATGTACTAAAGCTTGAAAACAATCATTCACCAGAGGAACAAGTCACTGAGGACATGAGCGTTGATGACGGGTTGAATTCGCCGGTGTTAACTGGCAGAGAATGTGTGCCATTAGTAGCTAGCTCAGAAGGAGGCTTACCTAATACCCCATGCAAGTTGGAAATACTCAAGGATGGGCCAGGAAGAAATGGGAGATCTAAATCTGGtggaaaagatcaagaaaatggATCCGGGAAGAGGGAAGGGGCTCGGGACGGGAGCACGTCAAAGAAGAGAAGCGGGGAAAGGCCAGATGAGGGCTGCACAGCAAACGGGTTTTCAGATCACAATTTTGAGTATTACGTGAAGGTGATTAGATGGTTAGAGTGTGAAGGGCACATAGAGAAGAATTTCAGGCAGAAGTTTCTGACTTGGTATAGCTTAAGAGCAAGCCCACAAGAAATGAGGATTGTGAAAATATACATAGACACATTTCTTGAAGATCCAGCATCTCTTGCTGAGCAACTTGTGGACACTTTCACAGAATGCATATCCAGCAAGAGAACTTCAGTGGTGCCGGCAGGATTCTGCATGAAGCTTTGGCATTGA
- the LOC112723566 gene encoding ribulose bisphosphate carboxylase small subunit, chloroplastic 1 isoform X2 — translation MQLSTFKCPQFTKYYHLSASPFIPLYYSFLHNFISASFKIRSTFSLRNMYAGSFAAPVSGAGYVGLKANSSNLYTTTTTNIEWCKKKNIVSNGSKTHCMKTWNPINNRKFETLSYLPPLSDESIGKEIDYMLKKGWTPCLEFDEVGYIRRENSRMPGYYDGRYWTLWKLPFFGCTDSSQVMNEIKECKEQYPNAYIRCLAFDDHRHMQAMAFLIHKPPST, via the exons ATGCAACTCTCCACTTTCAAGTGCCCACAGTTTACTAAATACTATCATCTTTCAGCATCTCCCTTCATtccattatattattcttttcttcacaacTTCATCAGTGCCTCCTTCAAGATCAGATCAACCTTCAGTTTGAGAAACATGTATGCTGGAAGTTTTGCAGCTCCGGTTTCTGGGGCTGGCTATGTTGGTTTAAAGGCCAATTCTTCAAATCTttatactactactactactaacaTTGAATGGTGCAAGAAAAAGAACATAGTCTCCAATGGCTCCAAAACTCACTGCATGAAG ACATGGAATCCAATCAATAATAGGAAGTTTGAGACACTGTCATACCTGCCTCCACTTTCAGATGAGTCCATTGGAAAGGAGATTGACTACATGCTGAAGAAAGGATGGACTCCTTGCCTTGAATTTGATGAG GTAGGGTATATTAGAAGAGAGAACAGCAGAATGCCAGGGTACTATGATGGAAGATATTGGACACTGTGGAAGCTACCATTTTTTGGTTGCACTGATTCATCACAAGTAATGAATGAGATCAAAGAGTGCAAAGAGCAATACCCAAATGCTTATATAAGATGTTTGGCTTTTGATGATCATCGCCACATGCAAGCCATGGCTTTTCTCATCCACAAACCTCCTTCCACTTAA
- the LOC112723566 gene encoding uncharacterized protein isoform X1 produces the protein MQLSTFKCPQFTKYYHLSASPFIPLYYSFLHNFISASFKIRSTFSLRNMYAGSFAAPVSGAGYVGLKANSSNLYTTTTTNIEWCKKKNIVSNGSKTHCMKTWNPINNRKFETLSYLPPLSDESIGKEIDYMLKKGWTPCLEFDEGILEERTAECQGTMMEDIGHCGSYHFLVALIHHK, from the exons ATGCAACTCTCCACTTTCAAGTGCCCACAGTTTACTAAATACTATCATCTTTCAGCATCTCCCTTCATtccattatattattcttttcttcacaacTTCATCAGTGCCTCCTTCAAGATCAGATCAACCTTCAGTTTGAGAAACATGTATGCTGGAAGTTTTGCAGCTCCGGTTTCTGGGGCTGGCTATGTTGGTTTAAAGGCCAATTCTTCAAATCTttatactactactactactaacaTTGAATGGTGCAAGAAAAAGAACATAGTCTCCAATGGCTCCAAAACTCACTGCATGAAG ACATGGAATCCAATCAATAATAGGAAGTTTGAGACACTGTCATACCTGCCTCCACTTTCAGATGAGTCCATTGGAAAGGAGATTGACTACATGCTGAAGAAAGGATGGACTCCTTGCCTTGAATTTGATGAG GGTATATTAGAAGAGAGAACAGCAGAATGCCAGGGTACTATGATGGAAGATATTGGACACTGTGGAAGCTACCATTTTTTGGTTGCACTGATTCATCACAAGTAA